One Gossypium arboreum isolate Shixiya-1 chromosome 13, ASM2569848v2, whole genome shotgun sequence genomic window, CACCTTTTAAATAATGAATGATCAACTTATGAGGCTCTATTATTTCCATATTAATATAACATAAAGCCACTAGAGAATACTCTATTATCATTGCATCTTAAGCCACAGAGCCTCTTTCAATCTTAATAAAGAGACAAcctttataaaaattcaaaatttggaTTTAGAAAATCTCGAGAGTGTAGGATAGTATAGAATGTATAGAAGAAAGATTTGGGTTTTCTATGAAAAATGAACAAGTGGAATGGGATATTTATAGTTTTAGTGTTAGGATTTTGTTAGGGATTTATGGTATCAAAGTCAATTTAAATTTTTGAGATTTTCTTCTTTTTAAAAAAGAAACATTTAAAGATTAAGAATTCTAAATAGACCTCGATACTCATAGGTGGTgtttgttttcttatttttaaacaaaatacAGTGATGGTTAAAGTTTATGTGACCTAAACAGTTAAGGATATCAAGTTCTATTTAAATAGTGTATAAAACAGTTACAAAAAAATatagggtaaactacaaaaatagtcacttttgtttgcctcagattacattttagtcacttatgttattattttgttacgaagtgatcactcttccgttaagttccgttatctccctaacggtaatcctacgtggcagtccaactagattttaagtgtCAACTTGGATTTCCTAATGGAATGAGAatagattttttattaaataaatttaattaattaaaaattttaaaccctaaatcttagTTAAAAAACCATTGACCTCCCcctttttttagttttctttttcaattgacTAAAAAAGCTATTATCATCAAAAAAAATTATTCACttacaaaaacaaaaaagaatTCAATAGAGGGTCTAGGTATATCTTCTTCACCGACAAATTTATGTTCTAAGAGTTAAAATGAAGTGGTTGTCGATAAATAAAAAGATGGTAATCATTTTTGTTCCTAATCATTATATTTTCCAATTCTTCACGTTCTTGAATAATTGGTTTCTGAATCTGATTTTTTCTTATCTGAATCGGCTTGTTTGTTCACAATTCCTTTGTGGGTATCCCTTTTTTCTAATCTAAAATTTTTTTAGTTGTTAATATTCatatcaagaattttaatttaaggtttttattaaacaataaaaattttaatctttttgtttttcagtattgaataaaagagatagaTGAATGCAAATAAGACATGCCTAAACCCTCCATTGAATCCATCTTTATGAAGCAgtcaatttgattttaattattttgatcttaataatagtttttccagtcaaatgaaaaaaaaacattgaaaaaaaagaagagaatgaagaaaaattaaaaattagagaTAAACAGTTGGCATCTAAAATCTAGTTGGATTGCCACGTAAGATTACTgttagagagataacggaacttaacaGTAGattgatcacttcgtaacaaaatagcaatataagtgactaaaacgtaacatttcaaacataagagactaaaatgtaatctgaggtaaacaaaagtgactatttttgtaaattacccaaaaattaattaatagtttattatttttagttatgaaaataaaacatcaaaaaaattaattttaaatcttcaaattatttgaaataaaaaaacatGAGAAGAAGTGAATTTCCAGTCTTTGAAGCGGttggtaaaatataaaatttaattttcggTTCAGCGACGCTAAGCTGTTGTTTTAAGACTTTGCGAGAAGTTCAAATAATAAACCGCAAGTCGCAGTGAGGTACATTAGCATGTTACACGAGGACGTAGAGTGTAGCCCCCCACGTGTCATTATCATATTTATCCACGTCGCCGTCAACTACCCCTGCCCACCTGCCTTTTAGCTCCTTCATTTCTCCACCTCATCTAATCTTCAATTTTCTCCTTCCCTCCACCATGGCTACGCTGCTCCGGAAAGTCTGGGAGTCTGTCTCCACTCATTCTTCTTCCACCTCCCACTCACCTCTCCAGTTAACTTCTTCTTCAGCCACTTCATCCGACTCATCGCTCGGACCTTGTTTCGACTCTATTCCGCTTGATATTCTGCTACAGATACTCCGGCTGGTCGGCCCCAAGGACGCCATCAAGCTTGGTTGCGTTAGCCGAGCCTGGAGGTCCCTTGTCTCGGATAATCTCCTTTGGATATATTTTCTCCAATACTATGAAGGCCACGATGATCCCTGGGACTCCGTTTTCTTCGCCGAGTTGAACTTAAGATCCGGTTATCCTCTGCAGTTCGTGCCCTTTCCTCTTCACCCATTTTTCACTTAAATCATTTGGATTTGTTTGTATATTTTCATGATTGACGTTGCCTCGTAATCCCCAAATTTTCTGCAAGAATCTTTCTATACCAATTGACAAATATATCCTCTTTTACTTGCGTTTCCATTTTTACTAATGACAGTTATATGGGttcattttaactattttattccACGAGTTTTTGAACCAAGTACATTTTGATTTGCAGAACATTCCCAAGTCGCACAGGGGAGTTATCTTTCATGCGCATTTATGGTCAACGTGCACAAGTCCCTGGTTCTGTTATCATTGATGGTAATTTAACTATCTCTCAAGTCTCAGTTACACCCAGTACTGATGCTGACTAACTGGATTTTAACAAAGTTAAACACCTGATACTGTGGGCTGTTCTTGATGTTTGTCTTGTTCCCCCTTTGGAAACTTGAAAAAGGTGGTTCGGGCTATTGCAAGTTTGGGTGGAGCAAGTATGCTTGTCCATCTGGGCGGTCTGCAACTTTTCTGGTAAGCTTGTAAGGTTTTACAAAGACGGATTTTCTAGATGTGGGAAACTCCATTCTGTTGTTAGATATGTCTTCATCTTTCCTTATATATGTATACTACGTGATGTTAATTTAACATTTGTCTTTGACATCAATGTTTCAGGAGTTTGGTAACATCGAATCTCCAATGTATGCTAGACTTCGACATTTTTTTGGCACTATTTATAGCAGGTTTGTTGTATTCCAACTGGTTCATTCCTTTCCTTGGCTTTCCTCTAATTTCTTGAACTTACTCTCGCATGGGGATTTTGGATTGTAAATATGACGACGTTCTTCTTCTACAGGATGCAGGTTAAGCCATCCACTCAACCAATTGTCCTGTCCATTCCAATATGCCATTATGATGGTTGGCTactatcttcttctttttcctaATCATGATTTTTAATGCTCAAATTTTATGAATCTCATGCCATTATTTGTTGGAATGAAGCAATATCTCTTCATAGCTATACTGAAACTTTTACGACTTTAATACCCTTCAATCTTCGTACTTCCATTTTTGTAGTATGCTTTTTAAATCGTATCTTTCTAGCTAGTTGATCTGGGTCTATAACCTTCCCTGTCGGTATGTATTGGTCAATTTGTACAGTATCCAGAGCAGAGGGTTATCCCTATGGACGAAGATGATATGTCACATGTGCTTGATCAAGCACTTGTTGTGCTTTGATTATTGAATTAACAGTATTGATTGCATCACATAATTCTCTTCATGGGAATCATGGGAAAACATTGAGATAAGTATTATCTCTGAGAAGAAGAGAATACACCACTGATATTTTTGTCAGACCTGATTGTGTAAATTTGGTTGTAGCCAGTGATAGTTGGGCTAGCATGGTTAACATCCAGGTTTTAACCTCTTCTGAATTGATTTCTCCAGATACAGATTCGGCCAAAGCATCAAGAAGGCAGCTTAAAGATGCCATCCACACTGTCTTATTTGACATGAATGTTCCTGCTGTTTGTGCTGTGAATCAGGTGCATCATTGTATTTTTAGATACTGTCTAGTACTAATCTCAAAAGAAGCAACCAAACAAGAAATAGTCAAAGCAACACACACAAGTAATATGGTTGTTTTAAAATGCTTATTCCCTCTCTTAAAGCTCATGCACAACGCAAGCTAGATGAACCTTACATCTTTCCCCTAGTCATGCTTTTTCTAGCCATATGTGGGGATGTTGCTTTCTCTCCATTATTCATTGTCTTAACACAATGACTTTTGCAAGTGATTCATTGCAGGCAACATTAGCTCTCTTTGCAGCAAGACGGACATCGGGAATTGTTGTTAACATTGGTTTTCAAGTTACATCTGTTGTTCCCAGTACGAACTTGACTTTTCTCAAGTCCTCTTCTCATCTGTTGttgataatatataattaatggtGATTTATCATGTGTTCATTGTTATCCTTTCTCTTTAAtccttttgttttcattttttccctattaaaaagggaaataagagaACTGATGAATTTGACTATTTTCAGCCTAATTTATATTTCACTATGTTCTCtcacctattttttttttaatagaatTCTGAATTTGTATGGTTTGTCTATGTGTTTTATAGTTTTAAATGGGAAAGTTACACGTAAGGTGGGTGTTGAAGTTATTGGACTGGGTGCATTAAAACTCACAGGATACCTCAAGGAACTCATGCAGCAGAACAATATTAACTTTGAATCATTGTACACCGTGCGGACTCTAAAAGAGGTATGCTTTAATCCTTTGCAACTTTAGATTGAGGCTGTTTCGGTGTTTCCTTTCTACGGCTTGAGTAGTAGAAGGATAACCACACTTGGATTGTTTCCTTGCCAAAAAATTTGATAATTCAAGAATAACAAATCCAACATATATCATGCTTCTGATGTATTAGTAAATATATAACTTATCATTGCATATATTATGTGCTTAATTGATATTGCCGAAggtgatacaaattgataaattttacTTTGGTGCATTTGTTCCCTTTTAGAATCAATGCCTTGTTCTCCTTTAGAAACTCCTCACCTTCACTCGATAATGTTCATGCAAGGCAGTTCCTTTTACTTTCTTCTGTAATTGGCAACATGCTCATCCTAGTTTCTTGATGCTCTTTTAGTTTGCTTAAAATACAGAACCTATGCTATGTTGCTGCTGATTATAAAACAGAACTATTGAAAGATACTCGAGCATCAATGGAGGTTCCAGCCGTGGGTTGGTTTACTTTGTCAAAGGAACGTTTTCAAACTGGAGAGATCTTATTCCAGCCACGTATTGGAGGAGTGTAAGTCTATAACTTGTAGCACCTATAAAGTTGTTTCTGTCAAGTACTTAAGGAAGATGCACAGGTGCTATTCGTGAGACCTTACTGATACTTGCAAGTTGCAaatgattaaaaaataaaattctcaaGGAACTGACCTGAATACAAGTAAAGACATTATAAATTGTTCATGAACCATCTTAAGATTAATTGAATACCAGTAATATTCTTGAGGTTTTATTGACACCTTGCACATGATTTGAAACCGAAACacgaagaatttttttttttttaaatgtttataagttGTATCTTTGTACAGGTGTGCTATGGGATTGCATCAGGCGGTAGCACTTTGCATGGATCATTGCCATGCTGCAGAATTGACATGCGATGATACTTGGTTCAAGACTATAGTTTTGTCCGGGGGAACTGCATGTTTACCGGGACTAGCAGGTAGAATCTGGAATTTCAGTCTTCTAtcattcctttccttttctttttggaTTAATAGACACTAGCAGGGTTATATCTAAGGTTTTGAGTATGTGGCAACTGTTTTCCCAGAGAGGTTAGAGAAGGAACTACATGAGACTCTTTCCCCTTCCCTAGCAAATGGATTAAGAGTCATTCCTCCTCCTCATGGTCCAGATACTGCATGGTTTGGGGCCAAGTTTATCAGCAACGTAAGCTACTTAACCATATCAATGAATACTACATGAAAATAGTTATCGGTGTTCACTTGCATTAAAATTTTTTGCTGTATGACCGACATCTGTTGGTTTTGTCACTTCAATGATTCTAGATGCTATGGTTTTTTCTATGTTACTCGATACAgttattttcgggtttttttttttcttgtatttAGAGGATCTTCGAAAGGTTATTATATTCCTATGTCCTTGCTTTTACGGTCATGAGCTTGATGTTACATGATAAAATGAAATTGCCCTTTCGTTTTTATCTGGTTTATGTGTGAACATAGACCTAACCCTACCCCTTTATAAATGGTGTGTTGTAGTTGAGCACGTTCCCAGGGACCTGGTGCATAAGAAAGAAGCAGTTCCGACGTAAATCCAGAGCCAACATCATGTGGTAAAGCAGATTGAGGTTTTCTAAAGTCTACCACCTTCATCCCCGTCGTGATAGTTGTATAATGATATAATAACGAAGCAGCCCTTGGGCTTCTTGCCATGGCTTCGCTTGGCAACAGTTATGGTAGCGTTATTGAGCTGCTGTCCTGCCACCTGGATTTAAGGGCGGTAGGGCATAGTATAAAATAGCACACACGAGTTTATCTTAGACTCAATTGAACTTAATTTTAAATAGCACACATATgaggtaagttttttttttttttaaattatttagaatCTAATTATCCCTAATGTTagtaatttataatattattactGGTAGGtattaatatttttgttatgtaaaaaatctaataaattataattattgatAAATAGTTATGTTGTAAGGATGTAACTCTTGTACctgaaattattttataaagataAAACTTTATGTAAAGTTTTGTAAAATAACACACTCTtatacaaaattatatcattGAATTCTTATGGAAGTGTATCATACGAAAAGTTATTTggtatttttactttttattagtTATTCTTAATGTTTTTAGATCGGACCGTTTGTCGAATTGATCAATTTGATTAGTTTAGTCGGTTTGATTAGTtcgattaaaaaattattaaaattttaaaaattaaaaaaatagttcAATTAATTTCTAATCGGTTTAATTGGGTTTTAGTCAGTTTAACCAGTTCGTATCGAATTTTGATCTAATCCATTCAAAGCCACTATTCAAATCATTACTTTAGTCGATTATTGGTCCAACCGATTTAATAGGTCAGTTTGATTCGGTTcaaacaatattaatattttactattttactTAGATTGTTGTGAATTTTGATGCATCTTAGAAGCATATTATAACTTCAAGGAAAATGTTCTatacattatattttatttttattgcttaagtttttattattattttaacaatcTTAAAACATTAAAATGTATTCCATGTAAGGTAAGAATTATTTTGTGGATACAAAACATAATGTTTTAAGATTATTCCAAAAAGGGAATTGATGATTACAAAGATGAAATGAATGTTTATGATTGAGGAACAAGTTGATTTTTCAATAAAAAAGTAGGATAAGTTTTCTAACTTATAATATTATGTTTGTATACTTGCTTTATGATTGTTACTATATAACAACTAGGgaatttttctaaatattttaagATCCCTCTATAAATGCTTGTTACAAAACCATCTAGTAATGTACTAATGGTAGCAAAATCGTCGATAAATGGTTATTAAAATGATGGGATGAAATATTACCAATAATCGTTTTGCTGACGAAAAGGCTAATAGTATATATTAGGTGTAAGCCGACGAAAATTTAGTGTGTGAAAGTTTATATCGACACACCACTATAGCAATCGCATATTTttcatcatatctcatattaTTAGCTTTGATGTTTCAAGATTTTGATATAACAATatttaacataaattttatatattatatttttaaattcatttaaatATAGTTGAAAATTTTATCAAACATTCTCAAAACAATTTTAAGACTTGAAAAATagtttttaagaattttttaagTGCGGCCAAAAGGTGTGGTACCTAGAAGTCAGTGTGCAAAAAAGTATAGAGCTACAACACCCTTTTACTTTGATACCGTACCCTACTCAAGAGGTATACACTCTTCCAGCTAGAGTGCAATACTTGTAGCTCAAcggtcaaattttaaaaaaaggtaTCGCACCCTAAAGGCTAAGTATCGCACCAGAAAGCTTTGCAAGTTTTTCTAAACCCGAAATTAATGCTTCTAACGACTAGAATTCATCCCCAATAGCCGTAAACGTCAAAAAACTCATTCCTTAATATAAATACAAGTCAAAAACACATCAAGACACACGAGATGAGCATCCAAGCATAGAAATCCAAAGAAGCCTCCAAttttttatttcatcattttctcTTGTACATACCTCTTAAGTACTTATTGTTAGATATTTTTGTCATTATCATTTTCATTCTTTGAGAGAGCTTAGCACTTATAAATAGAGGTGTGCATAGATCGAGTTCGGGCTGaactcaactaaaaatttaggcctgTTTGCTAGGTTCAGGCCCGACCTGAAAagtgggcctaaaattttgcccaagccttacccggataaaaatgttaaaacccgaGCCCGACCTTGCCCgcccatattattttttatataattttaaaatatatataatacaaaaatattaaaaacatcaaaataaatatttcccaacaaattaaaaataaattttaaaaatatgtatacttaaataacactaagatagatgcaacttaacaagcaaatgtctctaaaataataacaaaattaacaataaaataaattttatataatatccaaacaacaacaacaaaataaaagcaatataatagtaaaatggtagcaaaatagggagaaaacaataagaaaataatatttaaaaaaaaagtaaatttttgtcctttagtgaattcagGACGGGCCGAGCCCAAGCCAAAAATACATTATCTAAGGCCCAGTCTATTTTTTAAACGGGTCTTATTTTTTATCGAAGCCCATTTTTCTaacctatatttttgcccaaaccctcccacatttcgggtAAGCCTTCGGGCCGAGCTGGGTGACCCGAACCATGAACAGGTCTACTTATAAACACACAGCTTTGAAATGTCTTCATTGTTTACATCTTTTCTTTATATTGAAACATCTACTTAAAGTATTTGAAGTATAGAACCTTAAGTAATTTGTGAAGGATTTTAGTAGAGCGTTATAAAAACTAGAGGGTTCTAGTTAAGCCATAAAAACTAGGAAAAAAGTTCTATCTTAGCCTTGTGAAAAAGATAGAGATTGTAAAGGTTGTACTTTTTTCCTCGAAATGTAACAATTCAAGTATAGTGAACTGAGAGATCTTTAATTGAGGTATACCAAGGTAATAAAAATAGACAATTGGGGCTGAACCACTATAAATCAAAAtgtccaagttttttttttttatttactcatcatttagaaaagtttgcaaagaattttaaaataccaaTTCACCCCCTCTTGGCATTTTCGGGTCTAACACATGTTTTCCGATCGATAGTTTTTATATTTAAAGTGACTAAATTTatctttcaataaaaaaattattttttctagTATTTTGTCTTATTTAAGAATGTGTATAGTtggattttttataaaataaaaataaatttatgagttcataatataaaataaaaccaCTCTCAAATTTACGTTTCAAATTAGAACTTTATAAGACCAAAAGTTTGTCCTTTCATTGGGATGATTACtaacaattatatttatttgttgTATTGTTTTAATGATTAAATGTCAAATAAAAAGACTATGTGGTGTGTTTGCTTAAAATTGAAATATGGTGTTTATTGGTAAAGGCATTAATATTGATACACTATAAATATAGATTTGTATTATATTTGTAAAACACAATGATGTCAAGgaattagatattttattttgaGAGTCATTATATTTGATATATACttacttttattaaatttatcaaaAGTACTAAAACTTTAtagaaaagtttaaaatattactACTTGTGTCAATGTTATTTCACTAAGGGTGAATAGTTGGAGGCCTCCTAGTTatgtgaaaataatatttaaaacccACCAAATATtgaaaagataaataaaagagCATATTGATATATATGGTATCTTGACTCTTGAGTGTTAAAATGAACCCTCTTTAGTAAAAGAATGTACATTTTGCACAGGGTGAGTGTGTTGGTTTCTTATATATTTAGAACAAAatagaatcatatatatatactaccaTAGTATTGTAAGATTTGATATAGTTTCACATTGTGAAAACATACAAACTAATAAGTTTAGCtatctttgaaaaaaaaaaaagcctaagTTAGTTCTTAATCTTGAAGAATTAAAGTGGTTAGCTtttttttaatccttttatcaaaCTTCAATTTAGATTAAAATTATGGAAATAGAATGGTTGAAATTTATATTAATGAGAATTAGAGTTTTGACCACAATCAATGCTAACTATTTTCTAGAAAAATGATGTCTAAAAGCATGTTGTAAAATAGCAGTTTGGACatgttaaaatatgaattaattataTTGGTTCAATCTCTAATTTAAGATAATGacactacaagaaaatagacttttagcggcattttttttacttttagcggcgcttgcCACTAAAGctaacgccgctaaagatcatgacttttagcgacgcttttataaaaaagcgccgctaaaagtcttgaATTTGTGTACATCTTTAACCGTTAATCATTTGGTGAAACTTATATTTGGCGAATAACCTTAGCatgttatgttttaaaattttccatttgAATCTTAAACGTGCTTGAATCTATTGATGATAGCTTTTAAATGTGTTTAGAatagttttaatgattttaaaacgaAATTTCTTGTTAAACTTTGCATGTAAATGTTCCTGTATTTTACTGTAAGATCTCATAACCTGGATTCGGTGATCAGACCGAATAAAGGGGGTTACATAAA contains:
- the LOC108461408 gene encoding actin-related protein 8, whose protein sequence is MATLLRKVWESVSTHSSSTSHSPLQLTSSSATSSDSSLGPCFDSIPLDILLQILRLVGPKDAIKLGCVSRAWRSLVSDNLLWIYFLQYYEGHDDPWDSVFFAELNLRSGYPLQTFPSRTGELSFMRIYGQRAQVPGSVIIDGGSGYCKFGWSKYACPSGRSATFLEFGNIESPMYARLRHFFGTIYSRMQVKPSTQPIVLSIPICHYDDTDSAKASRRQLKDAIHTVLFDMNVPAVCAVNQATLALFAARRTSGIVVNIGFQVTSVVPILNGKVTRKVGVEVIGLGALKLTGYLKELMQQNNINFESLYTVRTLKENLCYVAADYKTELLKDTRASMEVPAVGWFTLSKERFQTGEILFQPRIGGVCAMGLHQAVALCMDHCHAAELTCDDTWFKTIVLSGGTACLPGLAERLEKELHETLSPSLANGLRVIPPPHGPDTAWFGAKFISNLSTFPGTWCIRKKQFRRKSRANIMW